In Remersonia thermophila strain ATCC 22073 chromosome 3, whole genome shotgun sequence, the following proteins share a genomic window:
- a CDS encoding mitochondrial 54S ribosomal protein uL5m, protein MASLRGLSRPACRLPLSQIARPAYASRPVRCASSQAAGAPVPPADLADLEQSALTTPELSPEEKKQYRPWKRAKDRKIQLPGARYQYHPPKYYRGPLHPVQSPPSSDPRARDFVPGPFNLPRLKQTYHSTIAPDLMTLTYMHVPPGTPEKEPAERLRGWDGSSPYHKNRALRGPRGGAELPLIERDIDFTNIPEIKEVTLATYQPEAQRDPDYLVVARSVLLAITGTMPELTKTKTNVVQWHVREGIKAGCKTTIRGNAAYEFLDRCIHLVWPKIKDWKGVRATTGDGSGNLSWGFEPEDMKFFPEIEFNYWLYPPHMMPGCRVFVKTSATSDRQARLLLQAFGVPFYGPIRD, encoded by the exons ATGGCGAGTCTCCGCGGGTTGTCCAGGCCGGCTTgccgcctccccctttcccaaATAGCCCGTCCGGCATACGCCTCCCGGCCGGTACGATGTGCGTCGTCGcaagcggccggggcgccggtgccgcccgcGGATCTTGCCGATCTTGAACAGTCCGCCCTCACGACGCCCGAATTGAGccccgaggagaagaagcagtaCAGGCCATGGAAGCGGGCGAAGGATAGGAAAATCCAACTGCCAGGCGCGAG ATACCAATACCACCCCCCCAAGTACTACCGCGGTCCCCTGCACCCCGTACaatcccctccctcctccgaccCTCGCGCACGCGACTTCGTGCCGGGACCCTTCAACCTCCCGCGCCTCAAGCAGACGTACCACTCGACCATCGCCCCGGACCTCATGACGCTCACCTACATGCACGTGCCCCCCGGCACCCCGGAAAAGGAGCCCGCGGAGCGTCTGCGCGGCTGGGACGGATCCTCCCCGTACCACAAGAACCGCGCCCTccgcgggcctcgcggcggcgccgagctgccgctGATCGAGCGCGACATCGACTTCACCAACATccccgagatcaaggaggTGACGCTGGCGACCTACCagcccgaggcccagcgGGACCCGGACTACCTGGTCGTGGCGAGATCGGTGCTGCTCGCCATCACGGGGACGATGCCCGAGCtgaccaagaccaagaccaaCGTGGTGCAGTGGCACGTGCGCGAGGGGATCAAGGCGGGGTGCAAGACCACGATTCGCGGGAACGCCGCGTACGAGTTTTTGGATCGGTGCATCCATCTGGTGTGGCCCAAGATCAAGGACTGGAAGGGGGTTCGGG CGACGACGGGCGACGGCTCCGGTAACCTCTCGTGGGGGTTTGAGCCGGAGGATATGAAGTTCTTCCCGGAAATCGAGTTCAACTACTGG CTGTACCCGCCGCACATGATGCCTGGTTGCAGGGTGTTTGTCAagacctcggcgacgtccGACAGGCAGGCCCGGTTGCTTCTTCAGGCGTTTGGCGTGCCGTTCTATGGGCCCATCCGGGACTAG